A region from the Oculatellaceae cyanobacterium genome encodes:
- a CDS encoding pentapeptide repeat-containing protein: MDADELLRRYAAGEREFSEVNLIGANLEKANLVGINLSRAYLATANLSRANLKGANLSGASLYRADLSFAKVNQARLTEADLTKANLKGAYLVKSLLVGTKLSGAILTGVNLGLANLCGVNLCGADLRGINLRSANLVNANLSWANLSGARLSGALLRGAILNGVQLSEAYLNGVDLNGVDLDGVNLTGAKLSGANLSGANLTATNLKFAQLRVALLARSNLHAANLHGCSLTKADFCEANLSKADLSATDMSAADLTGANLNMANLHGANLNAASLRGAFLWGANLNVTAMRGADLTGASMRGAYLEATDWHQATLRGAIMPDGTIHE; the protein is encoded by the coding sequence ATGGACGCTGATGAACTGCTGAGGCGTTATGCCGCCGGGGAAAGAGAATTTAGTGAAGTAAACTTAATCGGGGCGAATCTCGAAAAAGCGAACTTAGTAGGCATTAATTTATCTAGGGCATACTTGGCAACTGCCAACCTCAGTCGTGCCAATCTTAAAGGAGCTAATCTGAGTGGGGCATCTTTATACCGAGCAGATTTGAGCTTTGCCAAGGTAAACCAGGCAAGACTGACTGAGGCAGACTTAACTAAGGCTAACTTGAAGGGAGCTTACTTAGTTAAGTCTTTGCTAGTAGGCACAAAACTAAGTGGTGCTATTCTCACAGGGGTAAATCTGGGTTTAGCTAATTTGTGCGGTGTTAATTTATGCGGCGCAGACTTACGCGGAATTAACTTGCGTTCAGCGAATTTAGTAAATGCTAACCTCAGTTGGGCTAACTTGAGTGGTGCTAGATTGAGTGGTGCTTTGCTGCGAGGAGCCATACTTAATGGAGTACAACTAAGTGAAGCTTATTTGAATGGGGTAGATTTGAATGGAGTGGACTTAGACGGGGTTAATCTCACTGGTGCCAAGCTTAGTGGTGCAAACTTGAGTGGCGCAAATTTGACAGCAACTAACCTAAAATTCGCTCAATTGCGAGTGGCGCTTTTAGCTCGCTCAAATTTACACGCAGCTAATTTGCATGGATGCTCCTTGACAAAAGCAGATTTTTGTGAAGCAAATTTAAGTAAAGCAGATCTAAGTGCCACTGATATGAGTGCGGCAGATTTGACTGGCGCAAATCTGAATATGGCGAACCTGCATGGTGCTAATTTGAATGCAGCAAGTTTGCGGGGTGCTTTTCTTTGGGGAGCGAATTTAAATGTCACAGCAATGCGTGGTGCAGACTTAACTGGTGCTAGTATGCGGGGAGCATACTTGGAAGCAACAGATTGGCATCAGGCAACTCTTAGGGGCGCAATTATGCCAGATGGAACTATTCATGAGTAG
- a CDS encoding pentapeptide repeat-containing protein: protein MMNADELLQRYAAGERDFREISLIGADLQKVDLSEVNFRSADLSGSNFTGALLKGINLREANLTKATLKANLSEANLISANLQSANLSEANLTDASLRAANLSLANLNRANLSRALLNETVLRDADLSQAKLMDCALCRANLTNAILMGANLEGANLSNAILTGANLEGANLTNAILNGANATGANFTQAELSRAKISGTNLTKAILNGANLRAAQVSWTTLRGADLTRAKLTRANLCWSNLIGAILTEAVLIDANLNHVNLRDAELGGTIMPQGETHTYS, encoded by the coding sequence ATGATGAATGCGGATGAACTACTTCAGAGATATGCTGCTGGTGAAAGAGATTTTCGAGAAATTTCCTTAATCGGGGCTGATCTCCAAAAAGTTGACCTCAGCGAAGTCAACTTTAGATCAGCCGACCTCAGCGGTAGCAATTTCACTGGAGCATTATTAAAAGGTATTAATTTACGGGAAGCAAATCTCACTAAAGCCACCCTGAAAGCTAACTTAAGTGAAGCTAACTTAATTTCTGCGAATTTACAAAGTGCTAACTTGAGCGAAGCTAATTTAACTGATGCCAGCTTACGAGCTGCTAATCTCAGCCTAGCTAACCTAAATCGAGCTAACCTAAGTCGAGCCTTATTAAATGAAACTGTTTTGCGGGATGCTGACTTAAGCCAAGCTAAACTAATGGATTGTGCCTTATGTCGAGCTAACCTCACTAATGCCATTTTGATGGGAGCTAATTTGGAGGGAGCAAACCTATCCAATGCCATTTTGACGGGAGCTAATTTGGAGGGAGCAAACCTCACTAATGCTATTTTGAATGGAGCCAATGCTACTGGTGCTAACTTTACTCAAGCAGAGTTGAGCCGCGCCAAAATCAGTGGGACAAATCTGACTAAAGCTATTCTCAACGGGGCTAACTTAAGAGCAGCACAGGTGAGTTGGACAACTTTGCGCGGTGCTGATCTTACTAGGGCAAAATTGACAAGGGCGAACCTCTGCTGGTCAAACTTAATTGGAGCGATTTTAACCGAAGCAGTTCTAATTGATGCTAATTTGAATCACGTTAATCTGCGCGACGCTGAATTAGGCGGAACTATTATGCCTCAAGGAGAAACACACACTTATAGTTAA